A window from Drosophila subobscura isolate 14011-0131.10 chromosome O, UCBerk_Dsub_1.0, whole genome shotgun sequence encodes these proteins:
- the LOC117897059 gene encoding G-box-binding factor-like, protein MKQQQQPQPPPHFATNSSYEQQPHVQHQRKAQPFNFYARDYYFQQHQQQQQHHQLQQTPQTTLSNGSMRQQHQQQQHVEEQPHTIIIEESDDNEVDEEQRSMASCMRQNFNQYMAQMKQFAPEPPTPHEAVETLCNSSSRNSNSNNATNANQTEATTTTTNSNDNANNNNNNQSYANNTRNNNNKRQPAP, encoded by the coding sequence atgaagcaacagcaacagccacagccgccgccgcacttTGCCACGAACAGCAGCTATGAGCAACAGCCACATGTGCAACATCAGCGCAAAGCTCAGCCCTTTAACTTTTATGCACGCGACTACTACTtccagcaacatcagcagcagcagcaacatcatcagctgcagcaaacACCACAAACAACTCTAAGCAATGGCAGCATgaggcagcaacatcaacagcagcaacatgtaGAGGAGCAGCCGCATACGATCATCATCGAGGAGAGCGACGACAATGAGGTGGACGAGGAGCAGCGTAGTATGGCCAGCTGCATGCGGCAGAATTTCAATCAGTATATGGCCCAGATGAAGCAGTTTGCACCCGAACCTCCCACTCCTCATGAGGCCGTTGAGACATTgtgcaatagcagcagcagaaacagcaacagcaacaacgcaACAAATGCCAATCAAACGGAAGCTACTACAACTACTACTAATAGTAACGATAatgctaataataataataataatcagaGTTATGCTAACAATActaggaacaacaacaacaaaaggcagccgGCACCGTGA
- the LOC117897049 gene encoding sex determination protein fruitless isoform X1: MDQQFCLRWNNHPTNLTGVLTSLLQREALCDVTLACEGETVKAHQTILSACSPYFETIFLQNQHPHPIIYLKDVRYSEMRSLLDFMYKGEVNVGQSSLPMFLKTAESLQVRGLTDNNNLNYRSDCDKLRDSAASSPTGRGPSSSYGGGGGLGLGDGVRDSRDSLRSRCERDLRDELTQRSSSVNAAAAALGLTTPSAGERSPSVGSASAAAAAAVAAAVAAAAANRSASADALNSRGDACSDRGSERGTLERADSRDELLQLDYSTKDNNNSNISNTSNNNNNNSSSNNNNRERERERERERERERDSSRDRERELSTTPVDQLSSSKRRRKNSSSNCDNSLSSSHHANAAHAQDRHYPQDSQGNFKSSPVPKTGGSTSESEDAGGRHDSPLSMTTGGHLGGGGGNVGAASALSGLSQSLSIKQELMDAQQQQQQHREHHVALPPDYLPSGALKLHAEDMSTLLSQHAMQAADAREDHNDAKQMQLDQTDNIDGRVKCFNNPRSQLEHEQQQQQEEEQPVDELDVDRDMDIEEEHEQLETEDAAAAAAAAYHATPPKYRRAVVYAPPPPDEEGPCSGSGSGSGSEIYVDSNYNNCEYKCKELNMRAIRCNRQQHHLAAHYAHPHAHAQAHPSLHRSLVDCPAEAAYSPPATSSSSHSSGYRDQGGYGTSNGTGQQQLDLSSHGYHGHHGHHPPALPLPPPPSHTQASPHYQPATSASSSVSVTASAPASVSGPLSPQPSSSSSGSSSSAAAAAAAAAAANRRDHNIDYSTLFVQLSGTLPTLYRCVSCNKIVSNRWHHANIHRPQSHECPVCGQKFTRRDNMKAHCKIKHADIKDRFFSHYVHM, encoded by the exons ATGGACCAGCAATTCTGCTTACGCTGGAACAATCATCCCACAAATCTGACCGGCGTCCTCACATCCCTGCTGCAACGTGAGGCGCTCTGCGATGTCACGCTCGCCTGCGAGGGCGAAACAGTCAAG GCCCATCAGACCATACTGTCCGCCTGCAGTCCATATTTCGAGACGATCTTCCTACAGAATCAACATCCACATCCCATCATATACTTGAAAGATGTCAGATACTCAGAGATGCGTTCGCTGCTCGACTTCATGTACAAGGGCGAGGTCAATGTGGGCCAGAGCTCGCTGCCCATGTTTCTCAAGACGGCCGAGAGCCTGCAG GTGCGCGGTCTCACAGATAACAACAATCTGAACTATCGGAGTGACTGCGACAAGCTGCGCGACTCGGCCGCCAGCTCCCCCACCGGCCGCGGACCCTCCTCCAGctatggcggcggcggcggccttGGGCTGGGCGACGGGGTGCGAGACTCACGCGACTCCCTGCGCTCCCGCTGCGAACGCGACCTGCGCGACGAGCTgacgcagcgcagcagcagcgttaaTGCTGCCGCCGCGGCCCTGGGCCTGACGACGCCCAGCGCCGGCGAACGATCTCCCAGCGTGGGCAGCGCCagtgcggcagcggcggccgctgtggcggctgctgtggcagccgctgctgccaatCGCAGTGCCAGCGCCGATGCGCTCAACAGTCGCGGCGATGCATGCAGCGATCGTGGCAGCGAGCGGGGCACACTCGAGCGGGCCGACAGTCGCGATGAGTTGCTGCAGCTCGATTATAGCACcaaggacaacaacaacagcaacattagcaacaccagcaacaacaacaacaacaacagcagcagcaacaacaacaatcgagagcgagaaagggaacgggagcgggagcgggaacgagagcgggacagcagcagggaccGCGAGCGGGAGCTCTCCACCACGCCGGTGGACCAGCTGAGTAGTAGTAAGCGCAGACGTAAGAACTCATCATCCAACTGTGATAACTCGCTGTCCTCGAGCCACCATGCGAACGCTGCCCACGCACAGGACAGGCACTACCCGCAGGACTCTCAG GGCAACTTCAAGTCGAGCCCCGTGCCCAAGACAGGAGGCAGCACATCGGAGTCGGAGGATGCGGGCGGACGTCACGATTCACCGCTCTCAATGACCACCGGCGGACATttgggcggcggtggtggcaatGTGGGCGCGGCCAGTGCCCTGAGCGGCCTCAGTCAGTCGCTGAGCATCAAGCAGGAGCTGATGGacgcccaacagcagcagcagcagcatcgcgaGCATCATGTGGCACTGCCGCCCGACTACTTGCCG AGCGGTGCTCTGAAGCTGCACGCGGAGGATATGTCAACGTTGCTGTCGCAGCACGCCATGCAGGCAGCGGATGCGCGCGAGGATCACAACGATGCCAAACAGATGCAGCTCGATCAGACGGACAACATTGACG GTCGCGTTAAGTGTTTTAACAATCCGCGATCACAGCTCGAacatgaacagcagcagcagcaggaggaggagcagcctgTCGACGAGTTGGATGTTGATCGGGACATGGACATTGAAGAGGAGCACGAACAGCTCGAAACGgaggatgcagcagcagcggcagcagctgcctatCATGCCACGCCGCCAAAGTACCGACGAGCCGTGGTCTAtgcgccgccaccgccagacGAAGAAGGACCCTGCTCTgggtctggttctggttccGGCTCAGAGATCTATGTGgacagcaactacaacaattgCGAGTACAAGTGCAAGGAGCTGAACATGCGCGCCATACGCTGCAACCGCCAGCAGCATCACCTGGCGGCCCACTACGcccatccccatgcccatgcccaagcGCATCCGTCGCTGCATCGCTCGCTGGTGGACTGTCCCGCAGAGGCGGCCTACTCGCCGcccgccaccagcagcagcagccacagcagcggctaCCGCGATCAGGGAGGCTACGGCACGAGCAATGGAACcggacagcagcagttggACTTGTCCAGTCACGGCTACCATGGACACCATGGACATCATCCGCcagcgctgccgctgccgccgccgcccagccACACCCAGGCCTCGCCGCACTATCAGCCAGCCACATCCGCATCGTCCTCCGTGTCTGTGACCGCATCAGCACCGGCCTCAGTCTCCGGCCCACTGTCGCCAcagcccagctccagctcgagcgGATCGAGCtcctcggcagcagcagccgcagccgctgccgcagcggccAATCGGAGGGATCACAACATCGACTACTCCACGCTGTTTGTGCAGCTGTCGGGGACACTGCCCACGCTGTATCGGTGCGTGAGTTGCAACAAGATCGTGTCGAATCGGTGGCATCACGCGAACATCCATCGGCCCCAGAGCCACGAGTGCCCCGTCTGTGGGCAGAAGTTTACGCGCAGGGACAACATGAAGGCGCACTGCAAGATCAAGCATGCGGACATTAAGGATCGTTTCTTCAGccactatgtacatatgtga
- the LOC117897049 gene encoding sex determination protein fruitless isoform X4 — protein sequence MDQQFCLRWNNHPTNLTGVLTSLLQREALCDVTLACEGETVKAHQTILSACSPYFETIFLQNQHPHPIIYLKDVRYSEMRSLLDFMYKGEVNVGQSSLPMFLKTAESLQVRGLTDNNNLNYRSDCDKLRDSAASSPTGRGPSSSYGGGGGLGLGDGVRDSRDSLRSRCERDLRDELTQRSSSVNAAAAALGLTTPSAGERSPSVGSASAAAAAAVAAAVAAAAANRSASADALNSRGDACSDRGSERGTLERADSRDELLQLDYSTKDNNNSNISNTSNNNNNNSSSNNNNRERERERERERERERDSSRDRERELSTTPVDQLSSSKRRRKNSSSNCDNSLSSSHHANAAHAQDRHYPQDSQGNFKSSPVPKTGGSTSESEDAGGRHDSPLSMTTGGHLGGGGGNVGAASALSGLSQSLSIKQELMDAQQQQQQHREHHVALPPDYLPVKKSEAYLGGSKSVHQMLLHQAVEAQLKSLQQHYQQESLDSTVQRLLQQQQQQQQKQDQQQKMQQQRKPLQPPTSVAVAGSSRKSGRFRSNWLYQFEWLQYDERANTMFCKHCRKWSPELADIRTSFVEGNSNFRLEIVNHHNKCKSHRLCYERELQELQQQQQSSAPDIITINVGKDGP from the exons ATGGACCAGCAATTCTGCTTACGCTGGAACAATCATCCCACAAATCTGACCGGCGTCCTCACATCCCTGCTGCAACGTGAGGCGCTCTGCGATGTCACGCTCGCCTGCGAGGGCGAAACAGTCAAG GCCCATCAGACCATACTGTCCGCCTGCAGTCCATATTTCGAGACGATCTTCCTACAGAATCAACATCCACATCCCATCATATACTTGAAAGATGTCAGATACTCAGAGATGCGTTCGCTGCTCGACTTCATGTACAAGGGCGAGGTCAATGTGGGCCAGAGCTCGCTGCCCATGTTTCTCAAGACGGCCGAGAGCCTGCAG GTGCGCGGTCTCACAGATAACAACAATCTGAACTATCGGAGTGACTGCGACAAGCTGCGCGACTCGGCCGCCAGCTCCCCCACCGGCCGCGGACCCTCCTCCAGctatggcggcggcggcggccttGGGCTGGGCGACGGGGTGCGAGACTCACGCGACTCCCTGCGCTCCCGCTGCGAACGCGACCTGCGCGACGAGCTgacgcagcgcagcagcagcgttaaTGCTGCCGCCGCGGCCCTGGGCCTGACGACGCCCAGCGCCGGCGAACGATCTCCCAGCGTGGGCAGCGCCagtgcggcagcggcggccgctgtggcggctgctgtggcagccgctgctgccaatCGCAGTGCCAGCGCCGATGCGCTCAACAGTCGCGGCGATGCATGCAGCGATCGTGGCAGCGAGCGGGGCACACTCGAGCGGGCCGACAGTCGCGATGAGTTGCTGCAGCTCGATTATAGCACcaaggacaacaacaacagcaacattagcaacaccagcaacaacaacaacaacaacagcagcagcaacaacaacaatcgagagcgagaaagggaacgggagcgggagcgggaacgagagcgggacagcagcagggaccGCGAGCGGGAGCTCTCCACCACGCCGGTGGACCAGCTGAGTAGTAGTAAGCGCAGACGTAAGAACTCATCATCCAACTGTGATAACTCGCTGTCCTCGAGCCACCATGCGAACGCTGCCCACGCACAGGACAGGCACTACCCGCAGGACTCTCAG GGCAACTTCAAGTCGAGCCCCGTGCCCAAGACAGGAGGCAGCACATCGGAGTCGGAGGATGCGGGCGGACGTCACGATTCACCGCTCTCAATGACCACCGGCGGACATttgggcggcggtggtggcaatGTGGGCGCGGCCAGTGCCCTGAGCGGCCTCAGTCAGTCGCTGAGCATCAAGCAGGAGCTGATGGacgcccaacagcagcagcagcagcatcgcgaGCATCATGTGGCACTGCCGCCCGACTACTTGCCG GTGAAAAAGAGCGAGGCGTATTTAGGCGGCAGCAAGTCCGTGCACCAAATGCTGCTCCATCAGGCGGTGGAGGCGCAGCTGAAgagcctgcagcagcactacCAGCAGGAGAGCCTCGACTCCACGGTGCAGCGGCtgctccagcaacagcaacagcagcaacaaaagcaggatcagcagcagaagatgcaACAGCAGAGGAAACCCTTGCAGCCGCCAAcctcagtggctgtggctggcagCTCCCGCAAGAGCGGACGCTTCCGCTCCAACTGGCTGTACCAGTTCGAGTGGCTGCAGTACGACGAGCGCGCCAATACGATGTTCTGCAAACACTGCCGCAAATGGAGCCCCGAGCTGGCGGACATACGCACCAGCTTCGTGGAGGGCAACTCCAATTTCCGGCTGGAGATTGTCAACCATCACAACAAGTGCAAGTCGCATCGATTGTGCTACGAGCGGGAGctccaggagctgcagcagcagcagcagtcatcgGCGCCCGACATTATCACGATCAACGTGGGCAAGGATGGCCCTTAG
- the LOC117897049 gene encoding sex determination protein fruitless isoform X2 encodes MDQQFCLRWNNHPTNLTGVLTSLLQREALCDVTLACEGETVKAHQTILSACSPYFETIFLQNQHPHPIIYLKDVRYSEMRSLLDFMYKGEVNVGQSSLPMFLKTAESLQVRGLTDNNNLNYRSDCDKLRDSAASSPTGRGPSSSYGGGGGLGLGDGVRDSRDSLRSRCERDLRDELTQRSSSVNAAAAALGLTTPSAGERSPSVGSASAAAAAAVAAAVAAAAANRSASADALNSRGDACSDRGSERGTLERADSRDELLQLDYSTKDNNNSNISNTSNNNNNNSSSNNNNRERERERERERERERDSSRDRERELSTTPVDQLSSSKRRRKNSSSNCDNSLSSSHHANAAHAQDRHYPQDSQGNFKSSPVPKTGGSTSESEDAGGRHDSPLSMTTGGHLGGGGGNVGAASALSGLSQSLSIKQELMDAQQQQQQHREHHVALPPDYLPSGALKLHAEDMSTLLSQHAMQAADAREDHNDAKQMQLDQTDNIDGSKAWHMRLTFERLSGGCNLHRCKLCGKVVTHIRNHYHVHFPGRFECPLCRATYTRSDNLRTHCKFKHPMYNPDTRKFDNLLSGSSVGAPATPTACHLAVASQAAMAAAAAAAFNAAQQQQQQQQQQSQSQSQQQQQQQQQSPHQQLQQHAHALAQQHMLHQQLQPQHQQQQQHNTTSE; translated from the exons ATGGACCAGCAATTCTGCTTACGCTGGAACAATCATCCCACAAATCTGACCGGCGTCCTCACATCCCTGCTGCAACGTGAGGCGCTCTGCGATGTCACGCTCGCCTGCGAGGGCGAAACAGTCAAG GCCCATCAGACCATACTGTCCGCCTGCAGTCCATATTTCGAGACGATCTTCCTACAGAATCAACATCCACATCCCATCATATACTTGAAAGATGTCAGATACTCAGAGATGCGTTCGCTGCTCGACTTCATGTACAAGGGCGAGGTCAATGTGGGCCAGAGCTCGCTGCCCATGTTTCTCAAGACGGCCGAGAGCCTGCAG GTGCGCGGTCTCACAGATAACAACAATCTGAACTATCGGAGTGACTGCGACAAGCTGCGCGACTCGGCCGCCAGCTCCCCCACCGGCCGCGGACCCTCCTCCAGctatggcggcggcggcggccttGGGCTGGGCGACGGGGTGCGAGACTCACGCGACTCCCTGCGCTCCCGCTGCGAACGCGACCTGCGCGACGAGCTgacgcagcgcagcagcagcgttaaTGCTGCCGCCGCGGCCCTGGGCCTGACGACGCCCAGCGCCGGCGAACGATCTCCCAGCGTGGGCAGCGCCagtgcggcagcggcggccgctgtggcggctgctgtggcagccgctgctgccaatCGCAGTGCCAGCGCCGATGCGCTCAACAGTCGCGGCGATGCATGCAGCGATCGTGGCAGCGAGCGGGGCACACTCGAGCGGGCCGACAGTCGCGATGAGTTGCTGCAGCTCGATTATAGCACcaaggacaacaacaacagcaacattagcaacaccagcaacaacaacaacaacaacagcagcagcaacaacaacaatcgagagcgagaaagggaacgggagcgggagcgggaacgagagcgggacagcagcagggaccGCGAGCGGGAGCTCTCCACCACGCCGGTGGACCAGCTGAGTAGTAGTAAGCGCAGACGTAAGAACTCATCATCCAACTGTGATAACTCGCTGTCCTCGAGCCACCATGCGAACGCTGCCCACGCACAGGACAGGCACTACCCGCAGGACTCTCAG GGCAACTTCAAGTCGAGCCCCGTGCCCAAGACAGGAGGCAGCACATCGGAGTCGGAGGATGCGGGCGGACGTCACGATTCACCGCTCTCAATGACCACCGGCGGACATttgggcggcggtggtggcaatGTGGGCGCGGCCAGTGCCCTGAGCGGCCTCAGTCAGTCGCTGAGCATCAAGCAGGAGCTGATGGacgcccaacagcagcagcagcagcatcgcgaGCATCATGTGGCACTGCCGCCCGACTACTTGCCG AGCGGTGCTCTGAAGCTGCACGCGGAGGATATGTCAACGTTGCTGTCGCAGCACGCCATGCAGGCAGCGGATGCGCGCGAGGATCACAACGATGCCAAACAGATGCAGCTCGATCAGACGGACAACATTGACG GCTCAAAGGCCTGGCACATGCGGCTCACGTTCGAACGCCTCTCGGGCGGCTGCAACCTGCACCGTTGCAAGCTGTGCGGCAAGGTCGTCACGCACATCCGCAACCACTACCACGTCCACTTCCCCGGCCGCTTCGAGTGCCCGCTGTGCCGGGCAACCTACACGCGCAGCGACAACCTGCGCACCCACTGCAAGTTCAAGCATCCCATGTACAACCCGGACACGCGCAAGTTCGACAATCTGCTGTCGGGCTCCTCGGTGGGGGCACCGGCCACGCCCACCGCCTGTCACCTGGCCGTCGCCTCGCAGGCTGccatggcagcggcggccgcagCGGCCTTCAatgcagcgcagcagcagcaacaacagcagcagcagcaatcgcagtcgcagtcccaacagcagcagcagcaacagcaacaatcgcCGCatcagcaactgcagcaacatgCCCATGCACTGGCGCAGCAGCACATGTTGCATCAACAAttgcagccgcagcaccagcagcagcagcaacacaacacGACAAGTGAATGA